From Panicum hallii strain FIL2 chromosome 2, PHallii_v3.1, whole genome shotgun sequence, a single genomic window includes:
- the LOC112879764 gene encoding ABSCISIC ACID-INSENSITIVE 5-like protein 5 — MGVQTMSSHGDDGRRGLSRQGSVYSLTLTEVETQLGEPLRSMNLDDLLRTVLPAGPATEPAPAAKKTVDEVWRDIQSASGARQPTMGEMTLEDFLSRAGVTVDAGCAGPHWLHQYPPQQQYVVPRPLPLGSGAGPAVDGVGVGVFLSQVAGRKRGATAAVGGDGVVERTVERRQKRMIKNRESAARSRARRQAYTNELENKVARLEEENKRLRELKMLPPLELPPEHERRPVPQPPPVHERWPVPRPEAKQPLRRRNSATF, encoded by the exons ATGGGAGTTCAGACAATGTCGTCCCACGGCGACgacggccgccgcggcctctCGCGGCAGGGCTCGGTGTACAGCCTCACTCTGACCGAGGTGGAGACTCAGCTGGGCGAGCCGCTGCGGAGCATGAACCTGGACGACCTCCTGCGCACCGTGCTGCCGGCCGGCCCCGCCACcgagccggcgccggcggccaagaAGACGGTGGACGAGGTGTGGCGCGACATCCAGAGCGCCAGCGGCGCCCGGCAGCCGACCATGGGCGAGATGACGCTGGAGGACTTCCTCTCCCGCGCCGGCGTCACCGTCGACGCGGGCTGCGCCGGACCGCATTGGCTGCACCAGTACCCGCCGCAGCAGCAGTACGTGGTGCCGCGGCCCTTGCCGCTCGGGTCCGGCGCCGGCCCGGCGGTGGACGGCGTCGGGGTCGGTGTCTTCCTTTCGCAGGTGGCCGGCCGGAAGCgcggcgcgacggcggcggtgggcggGGACGGCGTGGTGGAGAGGACGGTGGAGCGGCGGCAGAAGCGCATGATCAAGAACCGCGAATCCGCGGCGAGGTCCCGGGCCAGGAGGCAG GCGTACACCAACGAGCTGGAGAACAAGGTCGCCCGGCTGGAGGAGGAGAACAAGCGTCTCAGGGAGCTCAAG ATGCTGCCACCGCTGGAGCTGCCACCGGAGCATGAGCGGCGGCCGGTGccccagccgccgccggtgcaTGAGCGGTGGCCGGTGCCCCGGCCGGAGGCGAAGCAGCCGCTCCG
- the LOC112879765 gene encoding transcription factor bHLH148, which translates to MSSTSKRKPDSQQGPSQPPSRWRNPRAQEAYSSKLLDALRLVRAGSAPSARGREVRDAAYRALAVAARGRSRWSRAIIARRRRALQRASLLPSAPPSSVTVSSSSSGPGQSLASRARALGRLVPGCRRLSLPALLAEVSDYIAALEMQVRTMNQLTQDVAVASGTGSSPTA; encoded by the coding sequence ATGTCGTCGACCTCCAAGCGCAAGCCGGACTCCCAGCAGGGCCCGTCCCAGCCGCCGTCCAGGTGGCGGAACCCGCGCGCGCAGGAGGCCTACTCCTCCAAGCTCCTCGACGCGCTGCGGCTCGTGCGCGCAGGCTCCGCCCCTTCGGCGCGCGGCCGCGAGGTGCGCGACGCGGCCTACCGCGCGCTCGCCGTGGCCGCGCGGGGCCGCTCGCGCTGGAGCCGCGCCATCAtcgcgcgccggcgccgggcgcTCCAGCGAGCAAGCCTCCTCCCCAGCGCGCCCCCATCATCCGTGACGGTGTCCAGCAGCAGCTCCGGCCCAGGCCAGTCGCTGGCTAGCAGGGCCAGGGCGCTGGGGCGGCTGGTGCCCGGGTGCCGGAGGCTGTCGCTCCCCGCGCTCCTGGCCGAGGTGTCCGACTACATTGCGGCGCTCGAGATGCAGGTGCGCACCATGAACCAGCTCACGCAGGACGTCGCGGTCGCCTCCGGCACCGGCTCCTCGCCCACGGCGTGA